One window of Anaerolineales bacterium genomic DNA carries:
- a CDS encoding DUF2958 domain-containing protein, which yields MALSEGDRLRGHQLLDQATRERLPRLYANEEIGLAALALVKFFTPDANWTWYASEFDGEDIFFGLVSGLEVEFGYFALSELEDIRGPLGLPVERDLHFEPKPLEELADLHRRER from the coding sequence ATGGCATTGTCCGAAGGGGATAGACTCAGAGGTCATCAATTATTAGACCAAGCAACACGGGAGCGTCTTCCACGTCTGTATGCCAATGAAGAGATAGGATTGGCAGCCTTAGCCTTGGTCAAGTTCTTTACACCAGATGCGAATTGGACGTGGTACGCCAGTGAATTCGACGGTGAAGACATTTTCTTTGGGTTGGTCTCAGGGTTGGAAGTCGAGTTTGGCTATTTTGCGCTTTCTGAACTTGAGGACATACGAGGTCCGCTGGGTTTGCCGGTCGAGCGAGATTTGCATTTCGAGCCTAAACCCCTTGAAGAATTAGCAGATTTACACAGGAGGGAAAGATAA
- a CDS encoding ParA family protein: protein MRRIVFTNDKGGVGKTTTVANLAVGLARQGKKTLVIDMDPQADVTYALLAQRAPEAGQGYIPPAIHALLTGHYTLEQVMLPAPRYENLFVIPSNSDLADAALKLSQRPTRLRSILDELPENTFDVILIDTGKGLDPLAINALAAAHEVIVMVAPGKLELDAIDRMFENVDLVRDEVLLKAKEPNVTGILLTLADPYSITKDTQDRIQSKYPGLLLYTTVPKNNDLQKAIGRARSVFEVAPASKGALAYQQLQAELRL, encoded by the coding sequence ATGAGAAGGATCGTATTTACAAATGACAAAGGGGGAGTCGGGAAGACGACCACGGTAGCGAATCTAGCTGTGGGTCTTGCAAGGCAGGGGAAGAAAACCCTGGTCATTGACATGGATCCCCAAGCAGATGTGACCTATGCGCTTCTTGCGCAACGCGCTCCTGAAGCAGGGCAGGGGTACATTCCACCCGCGATCCACGCCTTGTTAACTGGTCACTATACTCTGGAGCAGGTCATGCTCCCGGCTCCACGTTACGAAAATCTATTCGTCATCCCGTCCAATTCAGACCTTGCGGACGCCGCTCTAAAACTATCCCAACGCCCAACACGTTTACGCAGTATTCTCGACGAATTGCCGGAAAATACCTTTGACGTCATTCTGATTGATACAGGCAAAGGTCTCGATCCACTTGCAATCAATGCGCTCGCGGCTGCTCATGAGGTCATCGTCATGGTTGCGCCCGGAAAACTGGAGTTGGACGCCATCGACAGGATGTTTGAAAATGTTGACCTTGTGCGGGATGAAGTCCTTCTAAAAGCCAAAGAGCCGAACGTGACGGGTATCTTGCTGACCCTGGCTGACCCATATTCCATCACCAAAGACACGCAAGACCGTATCCAATCCAAATATCCGGGGCTCCTGCTCTATACCACCGTTCCCAAGAATAACGACCTCCAAAAGGCGATTGGGCGGGCTCGGAGTGTCTTTGAAGTTGCTCCTGCCAGTAAAGGGGCCTTGGCATACCAGCAATTACAGGCGGAGTTAAGGCTATGA
- a CDS encoding VWA domain-containing protein, translating to MSSKRPGLILILVDQSGSMGDPYEGETKATFAAKAVNRVIYEIIRANEAGEEVKNRCSISVIGYGASVSLLVSGVIGDIAKSPARVEQIMRKVPDGAGGLVDMPWEMPIWIEPAFANGTPMAEAFELAHAEADKWVKDHTDSFPPVLINITDGQPNDMSKALSAAKELMKLRSNDGNLLLLNAHIQQAAGGEILLPISETGLQDEFSKFLFSISSELPETTLTNAKMAGFNPEGAARGFVYKAGAETLVKLLSFGSTMGDLRAEGLA from the coding sequence ATGAGTAGTAAGAGACCTGGTCTCATCCTTATACTTGTGGATCAATCCGGGTCGATGGGCGATCCCTACGAGGGCGAAACAAAGGCCACATTCGCTGCCAAAGCAGTAAATCGAGTAATCTATGAGATTATTCGAGCCAACGAGGCCGGCGAAGAAGTGAAGAATAGATGTAGTATAAGCGTGATTGGCTACGGAGCCAGCGTCAGTCTCCTTGTGAGTGGGGTAATAGGAGATATCGCCAAAAGCCCCGCGCGTGTTGAACAGATTATGAGAAAAGTTCCAGATGGAGCAGGGGGATTGGTTGACATGCCGTGGGAAATGCCAATCTGGATCGAGCCAGCATTTGCTAATGGTACACCAATGGCAGAAGCGTTTGAACTAGCTCATGCTGAAGCAGACAAATGGGTGAAGGATCACACAGATAGCTTTCCGCCCGTCTTAATCAACATTACGGATGGTCAGCCAAATGATATGTCTAAGGCGCTTAGTGCTGCCAAAGAATTAATGAAACTTCGTAGCAATGATGGTAATTTACTTCTTCTGAATGCACACATTCAACAGGCCGCAGGAGGAGAGATCTTGTTGCCGATTTCTGAAACTGGGCTTCAGGATGAATTTTCCAAATTCCTCTTTAGCATTTCTAGCGAATTGCCAGAAACAACGCTTACAAATGCGAAAATGGCTGGTTTCAACCCTGAAGGCGCGGCTAGGGGATTTGTATATAAGGCCGGCGCAGAAACACTGGTCAAGCTTCTCTCATTTGGTTCCACAATGGGTGATTTGCGCGCAGAGGGACTAGCTTAG
- a CDS encoding VWA domain-containing protein → MNLLDRLPHFSRRTSMRVVNTATILLACVLLVWKGLDYFPNNADPALYKAILYTLTAASGILALWVTYKSGANNLLTAVFKMLAVGVIVMGGTWVAGAVLTVVKPVETGQCPQLFELADSLQKEGNLAGAESLLNDCIMSPDTPPRYIEEGNIRLAQIYIAQTNEYLDQNVCQEEFFQERLSRALNIAQKYNQAFLEQLIEEKREEASLVCNRPLPISTPLPDTYAVDVLRAQQRGNAAVIDLQVIRNHTDKVSDLGEANFQLLINNSPVPITNFSARNTDDPVCLIAVVDNSGSINSVNPNGVDRIRNALRTLNQLQKPNDEIGLVIFGEPDHVRTIRQPANGNLSESDINLVDASDELTALWAGVEQGLNAVRQCISQNRYMIVLTDGGNNVSYPYAGNDAARYLANQAKADNINICTVGIKSKDLEETPLVYLAQAGCDYFSAEALDKKGGEDNLASLLRSIIGYVREFYRIELPASQILGGQPLLLKVTINGQFASQAQITFGK, encoded by the coding sequence ATGAACTTACTCGACAGGCTACCTCATTTTTCGCGCCGCACATCGATGCGCGTCGTTAACACCGCTACAATCCTTTTGGCTTGTGTTCTTCTTGTATGGAAGGGGCTTGATTATTTTCCCAATAATGCGGATCCTGCCTTGTATAAAGCTATTCTCTACACTCTTACAGCCGCAAGTGGGATTTTAGCATTATGGGTAACGTACAAATCGGGAGCAAATAATCTTCTCACCGCGGTCTTCAAGATGCTGGCTGTAGGCGTCATTGTTATGGGTGGAACTTGGGTTGCTGGCGCAGTGCTGACTGTGGTGAAGCCAGTTGAGACGGGTCAATGCCCACAATTATTTGAGCTAGCTGACAGTCTTCAGAAAGAGGGAAACCTAGCCGGAGCCGAATCCTTATTGAACGATTGTATTATGTCTCCCGACACTCCTCCTCGATATATCGAGGAAGGCAATATTCGGCTAGCACAGATATACATTGCTCAGACCAATGAGTATTTAGATCAAAATGTTTGCCAAGAAGAGTTTTTTCAGGAACGATTGAGCCGTGCTCTCAACATTGCTCAAAAATACAACCAAGCTTTCCTTGAACAATTGATTGAAGAAAAACGGGAAGAGGCTTCACTTGTTTGTAACAGACCACTTCCCATCTCGACCCCATTACCAGATACATATGCAGTAGATGTGCTTCGCGCTCAACAACGTGGTAATGCCGCTGTAATTGACTTGCAGGTAATCAGGAACCACACAGACAAGGTAAGCGACTTGGGGGAAGCAAACTTTCAACTGTTAATCAACAATAGCCCGGTGCCGATTACGAACTTCTCCGCCCGAAATACGGATGATCCGGTCTGTCTGATAGCGGTTGTAGATAATTCGGGTTCCATTAACTCAGTCAACCCGAACGGTGTCGATCGAATTCGTAATGCTCTTCGCACTCTCAATCAACTCCAGAAACCAAATGACGAAATTGGGCTTGTAATCTTCGGCGAACCGGATCATGTACGTACAATCCGGCAACCCGCAAATGGAAATCTTTCCGAGTCCGATATAAACCTTGTTGATGCATCAGATGAACTTACAGCTCTTTGGGCTGGCGTAGAACAGGGGTTGAACGCAGTGCGCCAATGCATATCACAAAATAGATACATGATTGTTCTAACGGATGGCGGAAACAATGTGTCCTATCCCTATGCGGGCAATGATGCTGCTCGCTATCTCGCGAACCAAGCGAAAGCCGATAACATCAACATATGTACAGTTGGGATTAAGTCAAAGGACTTGGAAGAAACACCGCTTGTATACTTGGCGCAGGCTGGTTGCGACTATTTCTCTGCAGAGGCTCTGGACAAAAAAGGTGGGGAGGATAACCTGGCATCTCTATTACGCAGCATCATCGGTTACGTGAGAGAATTCTACCGAATCGAATTACCAGCCAGCCAAATTCTGGGAGGCCAGCCTTTACTCCTGAAAGTAACGATCAACGGGCAATTTGCGTCTCAGGCGCAGATAACATTCGGAAAATAA
- a CDS encoding protein kinase family protein, giving the protein MPKKYPNAADYDFAVTYLDRTVQSLRFKGGTPRKKKTGIGLFAPAGGYSRVYLIDFRQPKKPAKAALRCWTAEVTDAYRKYQTTAAYLGTRHLRYFVEYEYIPSGIIVNNERYPITYMEWVEGRTLDKYIDENISNPQALTFLADEFLTMVKELHANKIAHGDLQDGNILVVSNNNGIFLKLIDYDSLFVPGLENFPDQIKGLPAYQSPNRGDNKFLNPTLDYFSELIIYLSLLIYSEKPGQWKKGQQDRELVFSEADLLSPRTSAAFTMALSLSPKVRYLTRKAVDFCHIRDIRTLPSLETVIREGEQLGWHIGAIVPTPLTILPKQTLRGRVASSTVYSNTKRSSPIKNIKQVPSNSTNPNTNKATYSLIRCRVCGEVVQQPASIYCPNGHAIYGMVRCPNCSRQIPYKAVNCPRCKKATGW; this is encoded by the coding sequence ATGCCAAAGAAATATCCAAATGCGGCAGATTATGATTTCGCTGTGACTTATCTCGATAGAACCGTCCAGTCGTTACGATTCAAAGGTGGAACGCCGCGAAAAAAGAAAACCGGAATTGGGTTGTTCGCGCCGGCAGGAGGCTACTCGCGAGTTTACCTAATTGATTTCAGGCAGCCCAAAAAACCAGCCAAGGCAGCTTTGAGGTGTTGGACAGCAGAGGTTACTGATGCATATAGAAAATATCAAACAACCGCCGCATACCTTGGCACAAGGCACCTTAGGTATTTCGTTGAATATGAATACATCCCAAGCGGCATTATCGTAAATAATGAACGTTATCCCATCACTTATATGGAATGGGTTGAGGGCCGCACATTAGACAAATACATAGACGAGAATATTTCTAATCCACAAGCCCTAACTTTTCTTGCCGACGAGTTTTTGACAATGGTAAAAGAACTTCATGCGAACAAGATCGCGCATGGAGACCTTCAAGATGGGAATATCCTTGTCGTGTCAAATAACAATGGTATTTTCTTGAAGTTAATCGATTATGACTCACTTTTTGTTCCAGGACTCGAGAACTTCCCAGATCAAATCAAAGGGCTACCTGCTTATCAATCTCCCAATCGCGGCGATAATAAATTTCTCAATCCAACTCTTGATTACTTTTCGGAGTTGATAATATATCTCTCTTTGTTAATCTATTCAGAGAAACCGGGACAATGGAAAAAAGGTCAGCAGGACAGGGAATTAGTCTTCTCAGAAGCAGATCTATTAAGCCCACGCACATCCGCAGCTTTTACAATGGCATTGTCATTATCGCCAAAGGTGAGGTACTTAACCAGAAAGGCAGTTGATTTCTGCCACATCCGAGACATCAGAACACTCCCAAGCCTAGAGACTGTTATTCGCGAAGGGGAACAGTTAGGCTGGCATATTGGGGCTATTGTGCCAACACCTTTGACCATACTTCCAAAACAGACTCTACGAGGCAGAGTTGCTAGCTCTACGGTTTACAGTAATACCAAAAGATCCAGTCCAATCAAGAATATCAAGCAAGTACCAAGTAATTCCACTAATCCAAACACAAATAAGGCAACTTACTCGTTGATCCGGTGTCGGGTTTGTGGTGAAGTTGTGCAACAGCCAGCTAGTATCTACTGTCCTAATGGGCATGCAATATATGGCATGGTAAGATGTCCTAACTGTAGTAGACAGATTCCTTACAAAGCGGTCAATTGCCCGCGCTGTAAGAAAGCAACCGGCTGGTAA
- a CDS encoding helix-turn-helix domain-containing protein translates to MSGSKQGISYQPRLDELISLNEAAKISGLSPDHLRRIVRDGELWGIRIGRNWATTVEAVREYLARDRKPGPKPKKAPGKKS, encoded by the coding sequence ATGTCTGGCAGTAAACAAGGGATCAGTTACCAGCCACGTCTGGATGAATTGATCTCCCTTAACGAAGCTGCCAAAATCAGCGGGCTGTCCCCAGACCATCTTAGGAGGATTGTAAGAGATGGGGAGTTGTGGGGAATACGTATTGGCCGGAACTGGGCCACTACAGTTGAGGCAGTCAGAGAATATTTAGCCCGCGACCGGAAACCAGGGCCGAAACCGAAGAAAGCCCCAGGCAAGAAAAGTTAA
- a CDS encoding replication-relaxation family protein encodes MRLTERDRCILEALHTYDGVLSFSQLQRLFFTGKSQTELRLRLLYQNGYLARPNEDQRRQTPEMIYWLDKKGAEIVANLNGTPLPEFYWRKEPRWFQLEHDLKVTDFRLDLLQACQTDASIRIESWIPESEFWAYPDEITYNFQGKSVKRHLRPDGFFMLNTGDHRIRYLLEIDRSTEDNPRFLREKILPGLAYQKSESYEKRFGHRSGRWLVVTTGERRLSNMLSQASLAKVNGLFYFTTFDKVNPKTLLHSPIWRRIDRKESVPLVFLD; translated from the coding sequence ATGCGGCTCACAGAGCGCGACAGGTGCATTTTGGAAGCCCTTCACACCTACGATGGGGTTTTGAGCTTTTCCCAACTCCAACGCCTTTTTTTCACCGGCAAAAGCCAGACCGAACTACGCCTCAGGCTCCTCTACCAAAACGGCTACCTGGCCCGCCCAAACGAAGATCAACGCAGGCAAACGCCTGAAATGATCTACTGGCTGGATAAAAAAGGCGCAGAGATCGTTGCCAACCTGAATGGCACTCCCCTCCCCGAGTTCTATTGGCGCAAAGAACCGCGCTGGTTTCAACTCGAACATGATCTCAAAGTAACCGACTTTCGCCTTGACCTGCTTCAAGCCTGCCAGACGGACGCCTCGATTCGGATCGAATCCTGGATTCCCGAAAGTGAGTTCTGGGCATACCCAGACGAAATAACTTACAACTTCCAAGGCAAGTCCGTCAAACGACACCTCCGCCCGGACGGATTCTTCATGCTCAATACCGGCGATCATCGCATCCGCTACTTACTGGAAATTGACCGCAGTACAGAGGACAATCCGCGTTTCCTCAGGGAGAAAATTTTGCCAGGTCTGGCATATCAAAAAAGTGAGTCATACGAAAAACGTTTTGGGCATCGAAGCGGTCGCTGGCTCGTGGTCACTACCGGAGAGCGCAGGCTATCAAATATGCTCAGTCAAGCCAGCCTTGCAAAGGTCAACGGCTTGTTCTACTTTACGACCTTTGACAAGGTCAACCCTAAAACCTTGCTTCACTCCCCTATCTGGCGACGCATTGACCGAAAAGAATCTGTCCCACTGGTGTTTTTAGACTGA
- a CDS encoding tetratricopeptide repeat protein: MTQPQLDATSIEIRLSQARTAIRDGNYADAIALADRILEIEPDHQDAKRLRDDASLQHAKQLVALGMNAYSKESFEEAANLFDEAISYEKHNSGIERLINTERIREFLEESRQKQNLPEDLRLAHIALFAGDHMKALEMISGYQDALVVNFRNKVKQHQEASSALSKNDFVAALPLLEQINKEDPKASIVLENLPRARYHKALEEGIEALDGGDYPSAETKFRGALKHIPGDAKARELLEQARDHRGRREQISKILARAQETISRHHYQEAINLLEQAFKLEPSEKVAGKLSEARNLFNEDRRQQALALVQDGERLTASSELERAQEKFASALQLVSGLKEALLGQEKIKRLLGEREKADSAHRTALNYLEAGDFDGAEKELLTARPHASDPVAVESALRKLPLQRGLSRAKTLMAGRKYARVMDELEKIPREFSSDPAVVRLMEEADQGKRLMLAQGFLDAGDPDGALKITGELRRELGETNEQLNTIIKDAEDSKRRAAEGKDAIRKGKSALIANQLDAALSFFDSVMRSTSPDSQEYQEAYEGYNDALSRKYTADQKNVSAGLDRASQLLNEGNYEAAWEALEDTKNIIKFRKFTPDADTESRLAGLKSEIEQARARYEQITGLIAAADEKVKFGDYAASLAIYDQLLQLAGERPELRHARDRVAKLLNQEEGGQDAKALAVAALGKHDFQEAWKQTLIAIEYDPKDFSIQSLQNQIITQVRDLANGAFQAQDLENTLRYVKQWQSFWPFDPDAIYLEQRVNQEKSIRKTIAETLKKARKSKDPEERLRILDSGIAELGEHHEELTRERRELKARLDAEEEVNWILEITARYKETGYFGKAIEALEKIHKADPANRKVDREIERTRHDGLLFLQSAFQEVELKLAGGDFEGCLEHLEMALRATTETEERNRLIALKERVYRVQRQARYLESAVRKSQRFMDQKQYEAASQAIRVALEPIKQDDRQESVLHALIQKLDDDATFVDSQLRMQRAINDLVNTAEESAASYKYEEAIEALEQAVVLDPANGRVTNLLTSIKKKRQASDEIVRVAIENATATQETDVEKALEYLIQLPVYAQELPKVRTLKYELEYRAKEASYRKYMDQGNEHYRRNEYQEAMKAFESALNMRPADAGATNALASVRRDEQKMRRERAQIEIAKGKQAEEQVEYATALDHYREALDLDPENESAKTSYQRIKDRAQAEIRDRRRRRGLMFGGLTALLLIIGLPTFFAMGGPRRIAAMFPTPTSTFTPLPTPTFTATLTPTVTPTSTFTPLPTLTASPTFAAGVYPGTFYPVTTISYFPDPLLSSSPAGAWSGLFYICNRYNAGQFDSYRIAAYPEDCTTRRFLGWVNGRYVLLQFHGDFPTELTTPGP, encoded by the coding sequence ATGACACAACCACAACTTGACGCCACTTCAATCGAAATACGCTTATCTCAAGCCCGAACCGCTATTCGCGATGGTAATTATGCCGACGCAATAGCTCTTGCCGATCGAATTCTCGAAATCGAGCCTGATCACCAGGATGCCAAACGACTTAGAGACGACGCTAGTTTGCAGCACGCCAAGCAGTTAGTGGCATTGGGAATGAACGCATATTCGAAGGAAAGTTTTGAAGAGGCAGCAAACCTCTTTGATGAAGCGATCTCATATGAAAAACATAACTCTGGTATTGAACGCTTGATCAATACGGAGAGGATCAGGGAATTTCTGGAAGAAAGCCGACAAAAGCAAAACCTCCCAGAAGATCTGCGATTGGCGCATATTGCTTTATTTGCGGGTGACCATATGAAAGCCCTGGAAATGATTTCAGGATATCAAGATGCACTTGTGGTTAATTTTCGGAACAAGGTCAAACAGCATCAAGAGGCTTCTTCGGCACTCTCCAAAAATGATTTTGTAGCCGCTCTTCCGCTTTTGGAGCAGATCAATAAAGAAGACCCAAAGGCTTCGATTGTTCTTGAGAATCTTCCACGCGCGAGATATCATAAAGCGCTTGAAGAGGGTATCGAGGCGCTGGATGGGGGAGATTATCCATCGGCTGAAACGAAATTCCGGGGGGCGTTAAAGCATATTCCAGGTGACGCAAAAGCCCGGGAATTACTGGAACAAGCTCGCGACCATCGTGGAAGGCGAGAACAAATTTCAAAGATTCTTGCTCGTGCGCAAGAAACCATCTCAAGGCATCATTATCAGGAGGCGATAAATCTTCTTGAACAGGCATTTAAGTTGGAACCGAGCGAGAAAGTTGCAGGGAAGTTGTCAGAAGCACGCAATCTATTTAACGAAGATCGGCGCCAACAGGCACTTGCCCTTGTGCAAGATGGTGAAAGATTAACTGCCTCAAGTGAGCTTGAACGGGCACAGGAGAAATTTGCTTCTGCATTGCAGTTAGTTTCAGGACTGAAAGAGGCGCTTCTTGGCCAAGAAAAAATAAAACGGCTACTCGGAGAACGTGAAAAAGCAGATTCAGCCCATAGAACAGCATTAAACTACTTGGAAGCTGGGGATTTTGATGGCGCAGAGAAGGAACTTCTTACAGCGCGACCCCACGCTTCTGATCCAGTTGCAGTCGAATCAGCCCTTCGCAAGTTGCCTCTACAACGGGGTCTCTCCAGAGCTAAAACGCTTATGGCTGGGCGAAAATATGCCCGAGTTATGGATGAACTTGAAAAGATCCCTCGAGAATTTTCCTCCGACCCGGCTGTTGTTCGTTTAATGGAAGAGGCAGATCAAGGCAAGAGACTAATGCTTGCTCAAGGCTTTCTTGACGCTGGCGATCCAGATGGAGCGCTTAAGATTACCGGGGAACTAAGACGAGAGTTGGGCGAAACCAATGAGCAACTAAATACAATTATTAAAGATGCTGAGGATTCGAAGAGAAGAGCGGCTGAAGGGAAGGATGCAATCCGCAAGGGAAAATCCGCTCTCATTGCCAATCAGCTGGATGCAGCACTTTCTTTTTTCGACTCTGTGATGAGGAGTACCTCCCCAGATTCACAGGAGTATCAAGAGGCTTATGAGGGTTACAACGATGCGCTCTCGCGCAAATATACGGCTGATCAAAAAAACGTCAGCGCCGGCTTGGATCGCGCTAGTCAACTTTTAAATGAGGGGAATTATGAAGCCGCATGGGAGGCGTTGGAGGATACAAAGAATATTATCAAATTCAGGAAGTTTACGCCGGATGCAGATACAGAGAGCCGGCTGGCTGGTCTCAAGAGTGAAATTGAGCAAGCAAGGGCAAGATATGAACAAATAACAGGTCTCATCGCAGCTGCGGATGAGAAAGTGAAATTTGGGGACTATGCAGCCTCGTTGGCAATATATGACCAGCTCCTTCAATTGGCAGGCGAGCGACCTGAGCTTCGACATGCACGAGACCGGGTTGCGAAGTTACTCAACCAAGAAGAAGGAGGGCAGGATGCGAAAGCTCTGGCAGTAGCAGCCCTCGGGAAGCACGATTTTCAAGAGGCTTGGAAGCAAACTTTGATAGCAATTGAATATGATCCCAAGGATTTCAGCATCCAAAGCTTGCAAAACCAAATTATTACCCAGGTGAGAGATCTTGCTAATGGGGCCTTCCAAGCTCAAGATCTCGAGAACACGCTTCGTTATGTTAAACAATGGCAGTCATTCTGGCCATTTGATCCCGATGCCATTTATTTGGAACAGCGGGTGAATCAGGAGAAATCCATCCGCAAAACCATCGCTGAAACGCTAAAGAAAGCGCGCAAGTCAAAAGATCCTGAAGAACGATTGCGAATCTTGGATAGCGGGATAGCCGAGTTGGGTGAGCACCATGAAGAACTTACCCGCGAACGAAGGGAATTGAAAGCCAGGCTTGATGCCGAAGAGGAAGTAAACTGGATTCTGGAAATAACGGCACGATACAAAGAAACCGGCTATTTTGGGAAGGCAATTGAGGCATTAGAAAAAATTCATAAGGCCGACCCGGCGAATCGTAAGGTCGATCGGGAGATCGAGCGTACCCGACATGATGGTCTATTGTTTTTACAGAGCGCGTTCCAAGAGGTTGAACTAAAACTCGCAGGCGGTGATTTTGAGGGTTGTCTCGAACATTTGGAAATGGCCCTGCGCGCAACTACAGAAACCGAGGAAAGGAATCGTCTGATTGCGCTAAAAGAACGTGTCTATCGTGTTCAAAGACAGGCAAGGTATTTGGAAAGCGCTGTTCGTAAATCTCAGCGTTTTATGGATCAAAAACAGTATGAAGCAGCAAGCCAAGCGATTCGCGTTGCTCTGGAACCAATCAAGCAAGATGATCGGCAAGAATCTGTATTGCATGCATTGATACAGAAACTTGACGACGACGCCACCTTTGTTGATTCGCAATTGCGAATGCAGAGGGCAATCAATGACCTGGTCAATACCGCAGAGGAAAGCGCGGCTTCCTACAAATATGAAGAGGCGATTGAAGCGTTGGAACAAGCAGTTGTGCTTGATCCAGCCAATGGTAGAGTTACGAATCTCCTCACTTCAATTAAAAAGAAGAGGCAGGCAAGCGATGAAATAGTTCGCGTTGCGATTGAGAACGCGACAGCCACACAGGAGACCGATGTTGAGAAAGCTCTTGAGTACTTGATTCAGCTTCCGGTTTATGCCCAAGAGTTGCCAAAAGTACGAACACTTAAATACGAATTGGAATACCGCGCCAAAGAAGCCAGTTATCGAAAATATATGGACCAAGGAAATGAACACTATAGGCGCAACGAATATCAGGAGGCGATGAAAGCTTTCGAAAGCGCTCTTAATATGAGACCCGCAGATGCCGGGGCTACGAACGCGCTTGCCTCTGTTCGGCGAGATGAACAGAAAATGCGACGAGAACGAGCGCAGATCGAAATCGCAAAGGGAAAGCAGGCCGAGGAACAAGTAGAATATGCCACAGCCTTAGACCACTACAGAGAGGCACTTGACCTTGATCCTGAGAACGAATCAGCCAAAACTAGCTATCAGAGAATAAAAGATCGTGCACAGGCGGAGATCCGGGATCGCCGCCGCCGCCGAGGGTTGATGTTTGGTGGCTTGACAGCACTATTGCTGATTATCGGCCTACCAACATTCTTTGCTATGGGTGGACCGAGGCGGATTGCGGCTATGTTTCCTACACCAACCAGTACATTCACCCCATTGCCAACGCCAACGTTTACGGCCACGCTAACACCTACCGTCACTCCCACATCAACATTTACTCCTCTACCGACTCTAACGGCATCACCTACCTTCGCGGCTGGGGTATATCCTGGCACCTTCTACCCTGTTACAACAATTAGTTATTTTCCCGATCCGCTACTCTCGAGTTCGCCCGCTGGAGCATGGAGTGGACTATTCTATATCTGCAATCGTTATAACGCTGGGCAGTTTGATTCATACCGAATTGCAGCATATCCTGAAGATTGTACTACCAGGAGGTTTCTTGGGTGGGTAAATGGAAGATATGTGTTATTGCAGTTCCACGGAGATTTTCCAACAGAACTGACAACTCCAGGACCTTAG